A region from the Phycisphaerales bacterium genome encodes:
- a CDS encoding glycosyltransferase encodes MARGMDLVAITDHDTIDGAMSLVERGFDHLIVGEEVTVVFPEDGCKLHVLVWGLTPEWHEEIERLGLRHDVYAFAAWLHERNLAHSFAHPLYMQHSALSRWHLDRCALLFKGWEILNGAHSGTHRRGLEAYLSALTPGRIHRLTQEHGLTIHWPRIWEKGKTGGSDDHALLNIGRTWTEVDLPRDGEMGPKEFLREIMAGRSRVGGEVGHSALLAHQLASVGAEYAARRIVPHLRPIARKRASVLLRFSGVEVPSPSKAALLFDAIRQKVSWRRGKPRFSGLFEALVPAVSAGLAAHPGIREALGGRDLGRGSAMASHDEMASFTDGVVSAVQEALAAGVIEGIKDRRVREIVNGISSALMVELAQVPYVFSMFHQNKERPFVDRIEHESVRPGNGTSVMERPMRVVLFTDTLGDVNGVSRFIRNAADQANATGRDLTVLTSTRFELPQQKNIVNFAPIFATAMPKYENLEIVVPPLTRMLRWLDQNQPDVVHISTPGPVGCVGYVAAKMLKVPVVGVYHTDFPAYIEHLFEDEALTWLCSKFMKGFYAPFRSIFTRSRDYVDALANLGIKRDAVLPLMPGIRVEEFHPRFKDRASLGDPQTLRALFVGRVSVEKNMPLLSKVWREADRRLKAKGIKAELVIVGDGPYRKTMEEELQGTRTRFLGFKHGEDLSKVYASCDLFAFTSLTDTLGQVVMESQASGIGVLVSDQGGPKEVVEDGVTGHVLPGDNAGAWVDRLVELFSDRERLARMGEAAHESMQKYSMQRSFEHFWEVHVAAHHEALARQGITRETLGTHGVRSSRTNRGVALRENGRVSMNGMGERESMGWNDADDVGLGQDALPTG; translated from the coding sequence ATGGCTCGCGGGATGGATCTGGTCGCGATCACGGATCACGACACGATTGATGGGGCGATGTCCTTGGTCGAACGAGGATTTGACCACCTGATCGTGGGAGAAGAGGTCACGGTCGTTTTTCCTGAGGATGGGTGTAAACTGCACGTTCTAGTCTGGGGCCTGACGCCCGAGTGGCACGAAGAGATCGAGAGACTCGGGCTTCGGCATGACGTGTACGCCTTTGCCGCGTGGCTCCACGAGAGGAACCTGGCCCACTCGTTCGCCCATCCGCTCTATATGCAGCACTCGGCGTTGTCCCGGTGGCACCTGGATCGGTGTGCGCTCCTCTTCAAAGGCTGGGAGATCTTGAACGGGGCGCACAGCGGCACGCATCGGCGCGGGCTGGAGGCGTATCTGTCGGCCTTGACGCCCGGGCGAATCCATCGCCTGACGCAGGAGCACGGGCTGACGATCCACTGGCCTCGGATCTGGGAGAAGGGGAAGACGGGTGGTTCGGACGATCACGCGCTCTTGAACATCGGGCGGACGTGGACGGAAGTGGACCTGCCTCGAGATGGCGAGATGGGGCCGAAGGAGTTCCTTCGCGAGATCATGGCCGGCCGGAGCAGGGTCGGTGGCGAGGTGGGGCACTCGGCGCTGCTCGCGCACCAGTTGGCGAGCGTGGGGGCTGAGTATGCCGCGCGTCGGATCGTGCCGCACCTTCGCCCGATCGCGAGGAAACGGGCGAGCGTGCTGCTGCGGTTTTCTGGCGTTGAGGTTCCATCGCCGAGCAAGGCGGCATTGCTCTTCGACGCGATCCGGCAGAAGGTCTCGTGGCGCCGCGGGAAGCCCCGGTTCTCGGGGCTGTTCGAGGCACTCGTACCGGCGGTCTCGGCGGGGCTGGCGGCCCATCCTGGGATCAGAGAGGCGTTGGGCGGTCGCGACCTGGGCCGAGGGAGCGCGATGGCCAGTCACGACGAGATGGCGTCTTTCACTGACGGTGTCGTGTCGGCGGTTCAGGAAGCCCTGGCCGCGGGCGTGATAGAGGGGATCAAGGATCGTCGGGTTCGCGAGATCGTGAACGGGATATCTTCGGCGCTCATGGTTGAGTTGGCCCAGGTGCCGTATGTCTTCAGCATGTTCCACCAGAACAAGGAGCGCCCCTTCGTGGATCGCATCGAGCACGAGTCGGTCAGGCCGGGGAACGGGACGAGCGTCATGGAGCGTCCGATGAGAGTCGTTCTGTTCACGGACACGCTCGGAGACGTGAACGGCGTGTCGCGGTTCATCCGCAACGCGGCGGATCAGGCGAACGCGACGGGGCGTGACTTGACGGTGCTTACGAGCACGCGTTTCGAGTTGCCTCAGCAGAAGAACATCGTGAACTTTGCGCCGATCTTCGCGACGGCGATGCCGAAGTACGAGAACCTGGAGATCGTGGTCCCGCCGCTCACGCGGATGCTGCGCTGGCTGGACCAGAATCAGCCTGACGTGGTGCACATCTCGACGCCGGGCCCGGTGGGGTGCGTGGGATACGTGGCGGCAAAGATGCTGAAGGTGCCGGTGGTCGGCGTGTACCACACGGACTTCCCGGCATACATCGAGCACCTCTTCGAGGACGAGGCGCTCACGTGGCTCTGCTCGAAGTTCATGAAGGGGTTCTACGCGCCCTTCCGCTCGATCTTCACGCGGAGCCGGGACTATGTGGACGCTCTGGCGAACCTGGGAATCAAGCGTGATGCGGTGCTGCCCTTGATGCCGGGCATTCGGGTCGAGGAGTTCCATCCGCGATTCAAGGATCGGGCCTCGCTGGGCGATCCGCAGACGCTCCGGGCGCTGTTCGTGGGCCGCGTGAGCGTCGAGAAAAACATGCCGCTCTTGAGCAAGGTGTGGCGTGAGGCGGATCGGCGGCTCAAGGCGAAGGGAATCAAGGCGGAACTAGTGATCGTGGGCGACGGGCCGTATCGCAAGACGATGGAGGAGGAACTCCAGGGGACGCGCACGCGGTTCCTGGGGTTCAAGCATGGCGAGGACCTCTCGAAGGTCTATGCCTCGTGCGATCTCTTCGCGTTCACGTCTCTGACGGACACGCTGGGACAGGTTGTGATGGAGTCGCAGGCCTCGGGGATTGGCGTTCTGGTCTCGGATCAGGGCGGGCCCAAGGAGGTCGTGGAAGACGGCGTGACGGGGCATGTGCTCCCCGGCGACAACGCCGGCGCGTGGGTCGATCGCCTCGTCGAACTCTTCTCGGACCGTGAGCGTCTCGCGCGGATGGGCGAGGCGGCCCACGAGTCGATGCAGAAGTACTCGATGCAGCGCTCGTTCGAGCACTTCTGGGAGGTCCACGTGGCCGCCCACCACGAGGCGCTCGCTCGCCAGGGCATCACTCGCGAGACACTCGGGACGCATGGCGTGCGGTCGTCACGTACGAATCGCGGCGTGGCGCTTCGCGAAAATGGACGAGTGTCCATGAACGGCATGGGCGAGCGCGAGTCGATGGGATGGAACGACGCCGATGACGTGGGGTTGGGGCAGGATGCGTTGCCCACGGGTTGA
- a CDS encoding glycosyltransferase, whose product MLDLCAALAAAGHEITILTADDEAAPAHWPRGEHTPTTLVPRCVRLRVCDRLAEWRGTPTDEAASDRPTQWLDRPSLEIARRLIVGSDVLHLHGMWAPTNLQLAGIARHVRMPYVVTLHGMLKDWSMQNSPMRKRAFLSIFGRRFLRHAAAVHCTTNAELEQSSPRAPGAIFRVIPWFFVPPAVLPSVEEAARLFPQMAAASHRILFLSRLNTQKGVDRLILAAGELRRRRVPFSLWLAGPSDPPEYQNTLQSLVREQGIEDATTFLGLIRGDDKWSLYRLADVFVLPTRQENFGYVLLEAMAAGAPVVTTKGADLWQELETIGACRVADPVDRQLPIEIEKILADPAAGARLCAVATSHAAHGYRPIRILADYEEMYGRVRASKLS is encoded by the coding sequence GTGCTTGATCTCTGCGCCGCACTCGCCGCCGCCGGACACGAGATCACCATCCTTACCGCCGATGACGAAGCGGCCCCGGCCCACTGGCCCCGTGGTGAACACACTCCCACTACTCTCGTCCCGCGATGCGTGCGTCTCCGCGTCTGTGATCGCCTTGCCGAGTGGCGGGGGACACCCACGGACGAAGCAGCATCCGACAGGCCTACCCAGTGGCTCGATCGACCGTCGCTTGAGATCGCGCGCCGCCTTATCGTCGGCAGCGACGTGCTCCATCTGCATGGCATGTGGGCACCCACCAACCTCCAACTTGCAGGGATCGCCCGTCACGTCCGTATGCCATACGTCGTGACGCTCCATGGCATGTTGAAGGACTGGAGCATGCAGAACAGCCCGATGCGAAAGCGGGCATTCCTCTCGATCTTTGGTCGGCGGTTTCTCCGCCACGCCGCCGCGGTTCACTGCACGACGAACGCCGAACTCGAGCAGAGTTCGCCGAGGGCACCGGGCGCGATCTTCCGTGTCATTCCATGGTTCTTCGTGCCACCAGCGGTGTTGCCAAGCGTCGAAGAAGCCGCGCGACTGTTTCCGCAGATGGCCGCTGCGAGCCACCGGATCCTATTCCTAAGCCGGCTGAACACCCAGAAGGGAGTCGACCGCCTGATCCTCGCAGCGGGCGAACTCCGTCGACGTCGAGTGCCGTTTTCTCTCTGGCTCGCCGGCCCCTCGGACCCTCCAGAATATCAAAATACACTCCAATCGCTCGTTCGTGAACAGGGGATCGAGGACGCCACAACATTCCTGGGTCTGATCCGAGGAGACGATAAGTGGTCGCTCTACAGACTCGCCGATGTCTTCGTCCTCCCAACCCGCCAGGAGAACTTCGGGTACGTGCTCTTGGAGGCCATGGCGGCGGGCGCACCGGTGGTCACGACCAAGGGCGCCGACCTATGGCAGGAACTCGAAACCATTGGCGCATGTCGGGTCGCTGACCCCGTCGATCGTCAACTGCCGATCGAGATCGAGAAAATTCTCGCTGATCCTGCTGCTGGAGCGCGGCTCTGTGCCGTCGCGACTTCACACGCCGCCCACGGGTATCGTCCTATTCGAATCCTCGCAGACTACGAGGAGATGTATGGTCGTGTCAGAGCGTCGAAGTTGTCGTGA
- a CDS encoding glycosyltransferase, whose amino-acid sequence MRILHYIDSLAASVGGPARFVMDAARVMTDTGHPSSILTTDPTDCPAAWVHVNPVRGAFPRVLLTGHRSVGNLFFAPAQVSEIRRSMSRVDVLHLHNVWGTADLQLAATARAMGLPYIVSLHGMLDTWSMDQRGMKKRAYLTLGARHMLERAAAVHCTAQAEFDQSRRWFPKGSAALVPYIVDLDPYRDLPGREPARERFEFLRNGRPNLLFLSRVHYKKCPDQLIHAASIFRSHGLDANFIIAGMGDEAYIASLKGMANSMGVGDRVFFPGSVMGQEKFSLYQAADLFVLPTSQENFGLVLIEAMASGTPVVTTKGTDIWRDIQASGGGEIVDHSPVDLASSLVELLRDKPRRLAMGKAAREWALTTFDESHLSNLYEGMYGESASTRPRFVAPMADRQRWEQLCPLVPARGVAMA is encoded by the coding sequence ATGCGAATTCTGCACTACATCGACTCACTCGCGGCAAGCGTTGGTGGCCCCGCCCGGTTCGTGATGGATGCGGCGCGCGTCATGACAGACACGGGTCACCCTTCGTCGATTTTGACAACAGATCCGACCGATTGCCCCGCGGCTTGGGTTCACGTCAATCCCGTCCGTGGCGCGTTTCCCCGTGTACTTTTGACTGGACACCGTTCGGTTGGAAACCTGTTCTTTGCCCCTGCCCAGGTCTCGGAGATCCGGCGATCGATGAGCCGCGTCGACGTGCTCCATCTCCATAATGTGTGGGGGACGGCCGATCTTCAACTCGCGGCCACCGCTCGAGCGATGGGTCTTCCATACATCGTGTCGTTACATGGAATGCTGGACACATGGTCTATGGACCAACGCGGGATGAAGAAGCGGGCGTACCTGACGCTCGGGGCTCGCCACATGCTCGAGCGCGCTGCGGCGGTGCACTGCACGGCTCAAGCCGAGTTTGATCAGTCACGTCGATGGTTCCCGAAGGGGTCGGCGGCGCTCGTGCCCTATATCGTCGATCTCGATCCATATCGTGATCTTCCGGGTCGGGAACCTGCCCGTGAGCGATTCGAGTTTCTTCGTAATGGCCGTCCCAACCTGCTGTTTCTTTCACGTGTTCACTACAAGAAGTGCCCAGATCAACTCATCCACGCGGCTTCGATCTTCCGTTCGCACGGACTCGACGCCAACTTCATCATCGCCGGCATGGGAGATGAGGCGTACATCGCATCCCTGAAAGGCATGGCCAACTCGATGGGTGTTGGTGATCGGGTTTTCTTCCCGGGTTCGGTGATGGGTCAGGAGAAGTTCTCTCTCTATCAAGCTGCCGATCTCTTCGTGCTGCCCACCAGCCAGGAGAACTTCGGATTGGTACTGATCGAGGCCATGGCATCGGGCACACCCGTGGTGACAACGAAGGGGACCGACATTTGGCGTGATATTCAGGCAAGCGGCGGGGGCGAAATCGTTGACCACTCCCCAGTCGACCTGGCCTCGTCTCTCGTGGAACTGCTCCGTGATAAGCCTCGGCGTCTCGCCATGGGCAAGGCAGCTCGCGAATGGGCCCTGACAACATTCGACGAGTCGCACCTCTCGAACCTGTACGAAGGCATGTATGGCGAGAGCGCCTCGACCCGACCCCGCTTCGTCGCGCCAATGGCTGATCGTCAACGCTGGGAGCAGCTCTGTCCGCTCGTCCCGGCGCGCGGCGTCGCCATGGCGTGA
- a CDS encoding VWA domain-containing protein, whose amino-acid sequence MGTTGYATVLGRRGVTLTIGVSAALAMVAGLAAAMSEPVPPSAPAGMPVESKPAQPAVRRPIVQIALLLDTSNSMDGLINQAKTQLWNIVNEFATAKKGDAKPMLNIALYQYGNDSLPPEAGFIRQELGFTDDLDAVSTKLFALTTNGGSEFCGHVIDVATRQLSWSDNPDDLKVIVVAGNEAFTQGGVDYKASVPTAVKRGIIINTIFCGNMSEGQNSGWFDGARLGEGKFANIDQNATELHIDAPQDARILSLSTLMNDTYLPCGDKGQWAKQQQELADTMNTAASTSVGVQRAASKASGLYVNSTWDLVDGVRDGTIKLEDVKNEDLPEAMRKMTLEEKKAYVAKQREERERIQKEIATLQKERAEFCARVQAEREEKDPSLLKDVIVAAMREQATRCGLTFEKKSK is encoded by the coding sequence ATGGGCACGACAGGTTACGCGACGGTTCTGGGACGGCGTGGTGTGACACTGACGATCGGCGTGAGTGCCGCGTTGGCGATGGTCGCCGGGTTGGCTGCGGCGATGAGCGAGCCGGTACCCCCGAGTGCGCCCGCGGGCATGCCGGTCGAGTCGAAGCCCGCCCAGCCGGCGGTTCGCCGACCGATCGTGCAGATTGCGCTCCTGCTCGACACGAGCAACAGCATGGACGGCCTCATCAATCAGGCCAAGACGCAGTTGTGGAACATCGTGAACGAGTTTGCGACGGCGAAGAAGGGCGACGCGAAACCGATGCTCAACATCGCGCTGTACCAGTATGGCAACGACTCGCTCCCGCCGGAGGCGGGCTTCATCCGCCAGGAGCTCGGATTCACGGATGATCTGGACGCCGTCTCGACGAAACTCTTCGCGCTCACGACCAACGGCGGGAGCGAGTTCTGCGGGCACGTGATCGACGTGGCGACGCGCCAACTCTCGTGGTCGGACAATCCCGACGACCTCAAGGTGATCGTCGTCGCGGGGAACGAGGCCTTCACGCAGGGTGGTGTGGACTACAAGGCGTCGGTGCCGACGGCCGTGAAGCGCGGCATCATCATCAACACGATCTTCTGCGGCAACATGAGCGAGGGGCAGAACTCGGGCTGGTTCGACGGGGCGCGCCTGGGCGAGGGGAAGTTCGCGAACATCGACCAGAACGCGACGGAGTTGCACATCGACGCCCCGCAGGACGCGAGGATTCTGTCGCTGAGCACGCTCATGAACGACACGTATCTGCCGTGCGGCGACAAGGGGCAATGGGCAAAGCAGCAGCAGGAGCTCGCCGACACCATGAACACTGCCGCGAGCACGAGCGTCGGCGTGCAGCGGGCCGCGTCCAAGGCCTCGGGGTTGTACGTCAACTCGACGTGGGATCTCGTCGATGGCGTGCGTGACGGCACGATCAAACTCGAGGACGTGAAGAACGAGGACCTGCCCGAGGCGATGCGGAAGATGACGCTCGAGGAGAAGAAGGCGTACGTCGCCAAGCAGCGCGAGGAGCGCGAGCGGATCCAGAAGGAGATCGCGACGCTGCAGAAGGAGCGTGCGGAATTCTGCGCCAGGGTTCAGGCCGAGCGAGAGGAGAAAGACCCCTCGCTGCTCAAGGACGTGATCGTCGCGGCGATGCGTGAGCAAGCGACCCGCTGCGGGCTGACGTTCGAGAAGAAGTCGAAGTAG
- a CDS encoding 3-deoxy-7-phosphoheptulonate synthase, which produces MGGARVGTSGHHESKIGLHGAERGDSGPWSVDSWRAKPGAEVVRFEDARALRESTSRLAQLPPLVTSWEIERLKSQLDEAQRGERFVLQGGDCAESIEECRPETIAAKLKILLQMSLVLARGAKRPVVRMGRFAGQYAKPRTSAVEVQRIDGREVSLPSYFGDMVNSIEFTPKARTPDPSRLVGAYMHAAATLNFVRSLVHGGFADMHHPENWELPALRHASPTPELRARYERLRESVAEGVRLMESVGERTIEELARVEFFTCHEALMLEYEAASTRSVPRRTGFYDLSTHMPWVGERTRHVDGAHVEFARGIRNPVGVKIGPTATPEEVVRVCAVLNPHEEGGKVTLITRLGAMEVERVLPGLIRTIRRAGHRVLWICDPMHGNGRTTSGGLKTRRFEDITAEFERTLDVHRALGSTLGGLHVEVTGEDVAECVGGMANVREEDLDGRYRSVCDPRLNYQQALELSFVVAERLGAGL; this is translated from the coding sequence ATGGGAGGCGCACGGGTGGGCACGAGCGGGCATCACGAGAGCAAAATCGGCCTTCACGGGGCCGAGAGGGGCGATTCTGGGCCTTGGAGCGTGGACTCATGGCGTGCGAAGCCCGGCGCCGAGGTTGTTCGATTCGAGGACGCGCGGGCGCTGCGCGAGTCGACGTCGCGGCTCGCGCAACTTCCGCCGCTGGTGACGAGTTGGGAGATCGAGCGGCTCAAATCACAGTTGGACGAGGCGCAGCGGGGCGAGCGGTTCGTGCTCCAGGGGGGCGATTGTGCCGAGTCCATCGAGGAGTGCCGGCCTGAGACGATCGCGGCGAAACTGAAGATCCTGTTGCAGATGTCGCTGGTGCTGGCACGCGGGGCGAAGCGACCCGTCGTGCGGATGGGGCGATTCGCGGGGCAGTATGCCAAACCCCGTACGAGCGCGGTCGAGGTGCAGAGGATCGACGGGCGAGAGGTCTCGCTCCCGAGTTACTTCGGCGACATGGTGAACTCGATCGAGTTCACGCCCAAGGCCCGCACACCGGACCCCTCGCGATTGGTCGGGGCGTACATGCATGCTGCGGCCACGTTGAACTTCGTGCGATCGCTCGTGCATGGCGGATTCGCGGACATGCACCACCCGGAGAACTGGGAGTTGCCCGCGCTCCGGCATGCCTCGCCGACGCCGGAACTCCGGGCGCGGTACGAGCGGCTGCGCGAGAGCGTGGCCGAGGGTGTGCGACTGATGGAGTCGGTGGGGGAGCGGACGATCGAGGAACTGGCTCGTGTGGAGTTCTTCACGTGCCACGAGGCGCTGATGCTGGAGTATGAGGCGGCGTCGACGCGGAGCGTGCCAAGACGCACGGGGTTCTATGACCTCTCGACGCACATGCCCTGGGTCGGCGAGCGGACGCGGCATGTGGATGGGGCGCACGTTGAGTTCGCGCGGGGGATCCGCAATCCTGTGGGCGTGAAGATCGGGCCGACGGCGACGCCGGAGGAGGTCGTGCGCGTCTGTGCCGTGCTCAACCCGCACGAGGAGGGCGGCAAGGTGACACTCATCACTCGGCTCGGGGCGATGGAGGTCGAGCGGGTGCTCCCCGGGCTGATTCGCACGATCCGGCGCGCGGGACATCGGGTGCTGTGGATCTGTGATCCGATGCATGGCAATGGGCGTACGACATCCGGCGGTCTCAAGACACGGCGCTTCGAGGACATCACGGCCGAGTTCGAACGCACGCTCGATGTGCATCGGGCTTTAGGATCGACACTGGGCGGGCTGCACGTTGAGGTGACGGGCGAGGACGTGGCCGAGTGTGTGGGGGGAATGGCCAACGTCCGTGAGGAGGACCTCGACGGACGGTACCGCAGCGTGTGCGACCCGCGCCTCAACTATCAGCAGGCGCTGGAACTCTCGTTCGTGGTGGCGGAGCGGTTGGGCGCGGGGCTGTAG
- the coaD gene encoding pantetheine-phosphate adenylyltransferase — MPSPHLAVYPGSFDPMTFGHLDVIARGRHLFDELIVAIGRNPGKDALFTAEERVEMAEALVAEMVKKDPHASPVSVRSFEGLTVDFAREVKATALLRGVRNLSDLQYEVQTALTNREVAGIETAFVVAGQSFAYTSSSLIRQITAMGRDLSSLKSMVPDLVVKALAKKKADRHPMLERLRSIEVDRSDA, encoded by the coding sequence ATGCCTTCTCCCCACCTGGCCGTCTATCCAGGCTCCTTCGACCCGATGACCTTCGGGCATCTCGACGTCATCGCGCGCGGCAGGCACCTCTTCGATGAACTCATCGTCGCCATCGGACGCAACCCGGGGAAGGACGCCCTCTTCACGGCCGAGGAGCGCGTGGAAATGGCCGAGGCCCTCGTCGCCGAGATGGTCAAGAAAGACCCCCACGCCTCGCCCGTCAGCGTGCGCTCGTTCGAAGGCCTGACCGTCGACTTCGCGCGCGAGGTCAAGGCGACGGCTCTCCTGCGCGGCGTCCGCAACCTCTCCGACCTGCAGTATGAGGTCCAGACCGCGCTCACCAACCGCGAGGTCGCGGGGATCGAAACGGCGTTTGTCGTCGCCGGGCAGTCCTTCGCCTACACCTCGTCGAGCCTCATCCGCCAAATCACGGCGATGGGGCGCGACCTCTCGTCGCTGAAGTCCATGGTCCCGGATCTCGTCGTCAAGGCCCTGGCGAAGAAGAAGGCCGATCGACATCCCATGCTCGAGCGTCTGCGTTCCATCGAGGTCGATCGCTCCGACGCCTAG
- a CDS encoding MBL fold metallo-hydrolase codes for MSKQLDVRVISIGTLPAHPLWGERQQARTGHSTTTLIAGDNARVVVDPGLPGAALTARLSERAGLAPEDITHVFLTSFRPDTRRGIGIFSRATWLISEGEREAVGVPLAARLRDLADDDQADEALRKVLAEDIAVLQRCTPAEDSIAPSVDLFPLPGVSPGMCGLLVAQARHTTLVCGDAIPTVEHLERGMVMQGAVDLDRARESFKEAVEIADLLVLGRDNMVVNPTRGPW; via the coding sequence ATGAGCAAGCAACTCGACGTGCGCGTCATCTCCATCGGCACTCTCCCGGCCCACCCGCTCTGGGGCGAGCGCCAGCAGGCGCGCACGGGACACTCGACCACCACGCTCATCGCGGGAGACAACGCGCGCGTGGTCGTCGATCCGGGTCTGCCCGGGGCGGCACTCACCGCGCGACTGAGCGAGCGGGCCGGCCTTGCACCCGAGGACATCACCCACGTCTTCCTCACCAGTTTTCGCCCCGACACACGCCGCGGCATCGGAATCTTCTCGCGCGCTACCTGGCTCATCTCCGAGGGTGAGCGCGAGGCCGTCGGCGTTCCCCTCGCTGCGCGATTGCGCGACCTCGCCGACGATGACCAGGCGGACGAGGCCCTCCGCAAGGTCCTCGCCGAGGACATCGCCGTGCTCCAGCGCTGCACCCCCGCCGAGGATTCCATCGCGCCCAGCGTCGATCTCTTCCCGCTCCCCGGCGTCTCACCAGGGATGTGTGGCCTGCTCGTCGCGCAGGCGCGGCACACCACGCTTGTGTGCGGGGACGCCATCCCGACTGTCGAACACCTCGAGCGCGGCATGGTCATGCAAGGGGCCGTGGACCTCGATCGAGCGCGCGAGAGTTTCAAGGAGGCCGTCGAGATCGCGGACCTGCTCGTGCTCGGGCGCGACAACATGGTGGTGAATCCCACGCGCGGGCCCTGGTGA
- a CDS encoding TetR/AcrR family transcriptional regulator: MSTTTTARTLPTRDSILDAAERLFCTRGIQTVGVDLIVAEAGVAKMTLYKHFHSKDLLAAEVVRKRSQAMRDWLVSESKRRGQDAAGQILGLFDALAEWFEKSEFRACLALNTTLEIAEPEHPARVEAMNHKVAMRAILEDLAIRAGAERPKELGDQLLILVHGSIALAAAWKSSAPAVRAKQVARVLLDA, from the coding sequence ATGAGCACCACTACAACGGCACGGACACTTCCGACTCGGGATAGCATTCTCGATGCCGCGGAACGACTGTTCTGTACTCGTGGTATCCAGACCGTTGGCGTGGATCTCATCGTCGCCGAGGCCGGCGTCGCGAAGATGACGCTCTACAAGCACTTTCACTCGAAGGACCTGCTCGCCGCCGAGGTCGTCCGCAAGCGCAGCCAGGCGATGCGCGACTGGCTGGTGAGCGAGTCGAAGCGACGCGGGCAGGACGCCGCCGGGCAGATCCTGGGCCTCTTTGACGCCCTCGCCGAGTGGTTCGAGAAGAGCGAGTTCCGCGCCTGCCTCGCGCTCAACACCACGCTCGAGATCGCCGAGCCCGAGCACCCCGCGCGAGTCGAAGCGATGAACCACAAGGTCGCCATGCGGGCGATCCTTGAGGACCTCGCGATCCGGGCTGGGGCCGAGCGCCCCAAGGAACTCGGCGACCAACTCCTGATCCTGGTCCACGGCTCGATCGCGTTGGCCGCCGCGTGGAAGTCCTCCGCCCCGGCCGTACGGGCAAAGCAGGTCGCACGGGTGCTGCTGGACGCGTGA